A stretch of Salvelinus alpinus chromosome 4, SLU_Salpinus.1, whole genome shotgun sequence DNA encodes these proteins:
- the xiap gene encoding E3 ubiquitin-protein ligase XIAP has product MSGPGRDSDMESDHAVDWSVMDMRLDSFRGSLLAQQVSAERLARAGFYFTGQADKVRCFSCHKTVENWCGGDAPVERHAEVSPTCKFLSCTHRSRVNSLQGAMLTNETSYNEDAEDMEFRLRTGEVVDDTTYPMAPHMVSEDSRFNTFGPWPSTSPVRPRELAQAGLFYLGEGDQVQCFCCGRMLKGWEAGDTAWGEHSKHYPYCFFILGHDVGNLPSQGGREVEVTRPRPQVPMQSFEERLGSFAGIQHPIDHERLARAGFYNTGAPDHVGCFRCGGGLKGWQQDEDPWEEHAKHYPGCSFLLAEKGQEFVSSVQLQGPDWNNAASNHLNGCSSHETEVLQSANAQKAVEMGLEPALVERTIQERIRRDGTGYSTLETLLQDCFNRDPDSDAKAAENHDEDPLAKLRQLQREKQCKVCMDRDICIVFIPCGHLVVCKECSEALDKCPICCRAITQKIKTYIS; this is encoded by the exons ATGTCAGGCCCCGGGAGAGACAGTGATATGGAGTCGGACCACGCAGTAGACTGGTCCGTGATGGACATGCGGCTGGACTCGTTCCGGGGTTCCCTCCTGGCCCAGCAGGTGTCAGCGGAGAGGCTGGCCCGCGCTGGGTTTTACTTCACGGGACAGGCCGACAAGGTGCGCTGCTTCAGCTGCCACAAGACTGTAGAGAACTGGTGTGGAGGTGACGCACCCGTGGAGAGGCACGCGGAG GTCTCCCCTACCTGTAAGTTCCTGAGCTGCACCCATCGATCCAGGGTTAACTCTCTTCAAGGTGCCATGCTGACCAATGAAACCTCCTACAACGAAGACGCTGAGGACATGGAGTTCCGCCTGAGGACGGGAGAGGTGGTAGACGATACCACCTACCCCATGGCCCCGCACATGGTCAGCGAAGACTCCCGGTTCAACACCTTCGGCCCGTGGCCCTCCACATCCCCGGTCCGACCTAGAGAGCTGGCCCAGGCGGGGCTCTTCTATCTGGGGGAGGGTGACCAGGTGCAGTGCTTCTGCTGTGGAAGGATGCTGAAGGGCTGGGAGGCTGGGGACACGGCATGGGGAGAGCACTCCAAACACTACCCCTACTGCTTCTTCATCCTGGGGCATGATGTGGGGAACCTCCCCTCTcagggggggagggaggtggaggtgaCCAGGCCACGTCCTCAGGTCCCCATGCAGAGCTTTGAGGAGAGGCTAGGCAGCTTTGCAGGAATCCAGCACCCTATTGACCACGAGAGGCTGGCCAGAGCAGGCTTCTACAACACAG gTGCACCAGACCATGTGGGGTGTTTCCGCTGTGGTGGAGGTCTGAAGGGCTGGCAGCAGGATGAGGATCCCTGGGAGGAGCACGCCAAACACTATCCTGG GTGCAGTTTTCTACTGGCAGAGAAAGGACAGGAGTTCGTCAGCAGCGTTCAGCTACAAGGTCCTGACTGGAACAATGCT GCTTCAAATCACCTAAATGGATGTTCAAGTCATGAGACAG AGGTGCTGCAGTCAGCCAATGCCCAGAAGGCGGTGGAGATGGGTCTGGAGCCTGCCTTGGTAGAGAGGACTATACAGGAGAGGATACGCAGGGATGGGACAGGCTACTCCACCCTGGAAACTCTGCTGCAGGACTGCTTTAACAGAGACCCTGACAGTGACGCAAAGGCAGCAGAGAACCATG ACGAGGATCCCCTTGCGAAGCTACGGCAGCTGCAGAGGGAGAAACAGTGCAAAGTGTGTATGGACAGAGACATCTGCATCGTCTTCATCCCCTGTGGGCACCTGGTCGTCTGCAAGGAGTGTTCCGAGGCCCTTGACAAGTGTCCCATCTGCTGTAGAGCCATCACACAAAAGATCAAGACATACATCTCCTAA